A genomic region of Castor canadensis chromosome 16, mCasCan1.hap1v2, whole genome shotgun sequence contains the following coding sequences:
- the Dpf1 gene encoding zinc finger protein neuro-d4 isoform X16 — translation MATAIQNPLKSLGEDFYREAIEHCRSYNARLCAERSLRLPFLDSQTGVAQNNCYIWMEKTHRGPGLAPGQIYTYPARCWRKKRRLNILEDPRLRPCEYKIDCEAPLKKEGGLPEGPVLEALLCAETGEKKVELKEEEAIMDCQAYGIGGLRKRQDTASLEDRDKPYVCDICGKRYKNRPGLSYHYTHTHLAEEEGEEHAERHALPFHRKNNHKQFYKELAWVPEAQRKHTAKKAPDGTVIPNGYCDFCLGGSKKTGCPEDLISCADCGRSGHPSCLQFTVNMTAAVRTYRWQCIECKSCSLCGTSENDDQLLFCDDCDRGYHMYCLSPPMAEPPEGSWSCHLCLRHLKEKASAYITLT, via the exons ATGGCTACCGCCATTCAGAACCCGCTCAAGTC CCTAGGCGAGGACTTCTACCGCGAGGCCATCGAGCACTGCCGCAGCTACAACGCGCGCCTGTGCGCTGAGCGCAGCCTGCGCCTGCCTTTCCTCGACTCGCAGACCGGCGTGGCACAGAACAACTGCTACATCTGGATGGAGAAGACCCACCGAGGGCCGG gTTTGGCCCCAGGACAGATCTACACATACCCCGCCCGCtgttggaggaagaagaggagactCAACATCCTAGAGGATCCCAGACTCCGGCCCTGCGAGTACAAGATCG ACTGTGAGGCACCCCTGAAGAAGGAAGGTGGCCTCCCTGAAGGGCCGGTCCTGGAGGCTCTGCTATGTGCTGAGACTGGGGAGAAGAAGGTGGAGCTGAAAGAGGAGGAGGCCATTATGGACTGTCAG GCGTATGGCATCGGGGGTCTCCGGAAACGCCAGGACACCGCTTCCCTGGAGGACCGAGACAAGCCGTATGTCTGTGATA TCTGTGGGAAGCGGTATAAGAACCGGCCTGGGCTCAGCTACCACTACACCCACACCCACCTGgctgaggaggagggggaggagcatGCCGAGCGCCACGCCCTGCCCTTCCACCGGAAAAACAACCACAAAC agtTTTACAAAGAATTGGCCTGGGTCCCCGAGGCACAAAGGAAACACACAG CCAAGAAGGCACCTGATGGCACTGTCATCCCCAATGGCTACTGTGACTTCTGCCTGGGTGGCTCCAAGAAGACAGGGTGTCCCGAGGACCTCATCTCTTGTGCAGACTGTGGGCGATCAG GACACCCCTCATGTTTACAGTTCACGGTGAACATGACGGCCGCCGTGCGCACCTACCGCTGGCAGTGCATCGAGTGCAAGTCCTGCAGCCTGTGTGGCACCTCGGAGAATGAC GACCAGCTGCTGTTCTGTGACGACTGCGATCGGGGTTACCACATGTACTGCCTGAGTCCCCCCATGGCGGAGCCCCCAGAAG GGAGCTGGAGTTGTCACCTCTGTCTTCGGCACTTGAAAGAAAAGGCCTCTGCCTACATCACCCTCACCTAG
- the Dpf1 gene encoding zinc finger protein neuro-d4 isoform X7, whose protein sequence is MATAIQNPLKSLGEDFYREAIEHCRSYNARLCAERSLRLPFLDSQTGVAQNNCYIWMEKTHRGPGLAPGQIYTYPARCWRKKRRLNILEDPRLRPCEYKIDCEAPLKKEGGLPEGPVLEALLCAETGEKKVELKEEEAIMDCQKQQLLEFPHDLEVEDLEDDIPRRKNRAKGKAYGIGGLRKRQDTASLEDRDKPYVCDICGKRYKNRPGLSYHYTHTHLAEEEGEEHAERHALPFHRKNNHKQFYKELAWVPEAQRKHTAKKAPDGTVIPNGYCDFCLGGSKKTGCPEDLISCADCGRSGHPSCLQFTVNMTAAVRTYRWQCIECKSCSLCGTSENDGASWAGLTPQDQLLFCDDCDRGYHMYCLSPPMAEPPEGSWSCHLCLRHLKEKASAYITLT, encoded by the exons ATGGCTACCGCCATTCAGAACCCGCTCAAGTC CCTAGGCGAGGACTTCTACCGCGAGGCCATCGAGCACTGCCGCAGCTACAACGCGCGCCTGTGCGCTGAGCGCAGCCTGCGCCTGCCTTTCCTCGACTCGCAGACCGGCGTGGCACAGAACAACTGCTACATCTGGATGGAGAAGACCCACCGAGGGCCGG gTTTGGCCCCAGGACAGATCTACACATACCCCGCCCGCtgttggaggaagaagaggagactCAACATCCTAGAGGATCCCAGACTCCGGCCCTGCGAGTACAAGATCG ACTGTGAGGCACCCCTGAAGAAGGAAGGTGGCCTCCCTGAAGGGCCGGTCCTGGAGGCTCTGCTATGTGCTGAGACTGGGGAGAAGAAGGTGGAGCTGAAAGAGGAGGAGGCCATTATGGACTGTCAG AAACAGCAATTGCTGGAGTTTCCGCATGATCTCGAGGTGGAAGACTTGGAGGATGACATTCCCAGGAGGAAGAATAGGGCCAAAGGAAAG GCGTATGGCATCGGGGGTCTCCGGAAACGCCAGGACACCGCTTCCCTGGAGGACCGAGACAAGCCGTATGTCTGTGATA TCTGTGGGAAGCGGTATAAGAACCGGCCTGGGCTCAGCTACCACTACACCCACACCCACCTGgctgaggaggagggggaggagcatGCCGAGCGCCACGCCCTGCCCTTCCACCGGAAAAACAACCACAAAC agtTTTACAAAGAATTGGCCTGGGTCCCCGAGGCACAAAGGAAACACACAG CCAAGAAGGCACCTGATGGCACTGTCATCCCCAATGGCTACTGTGACTTCTGCCTGGGTGGCTCCAAGAAGACAGGGTGTCCCGAGGACCTCATCTCTTGTGCAGACTGTGGGCGATCAG GACACCCCTCATGTTTACAGTTCACGGTGAACATGACGGCCGCCGTGCGCACCTACCGCTGGCAGTGCATCGAGTGCAAGTCCTGCAGCCTGTGTGGCACCTCGGAGAATGAC GGTGCCAGCTGGGCGGGTCTCACCCCCCAGGACCAGCTGCTGTTCTGTGACGACTGCGATCGGGGTTACCACATGTACTGCCTGAGTCCCCCCATGGCGGAGCCCCCAGAAG GGAGCTGGAGTTGTCACCTCTGTCTTCGGCACTTGAAAGAAAAGGCCTCTGCCTACATCACCCTCACCTAG
- the Dpf1 gene encoding zinc finger protein neuro-d4 isoform X4 codes for MGGLSARPTAGRTDPAGTCWGQDPGSKMATVIPGPLSLGEDFYREAIEHCRSYNARLCAERSLRLPFLDSQTGVAQNNCYIWMEKTHRGPGLAPGQIYTYPARCWRKKRRLNILEDPRLRPCEYKIDCEAPLKKEGGLPEGPVLEALLCAETGEKKVELKEEEAIMDCQKQQLLEFPHDLEVEDLEDDIPRRKNRAKGKAYGIGGLRKRQDTASLEDRDKPYVCDICGKRYKNRPGLSYHYTHTHLAEEEGEEHAERHALPFHRKNNHKQFYKELAWVPEAQRKHTAKKAPDGTVIPNGYCDFCLGGSKKTGCPEDLISCADCGRSGHPSCLQFTVNMTAAVRTYRWQCIECKSCSLCGTSENDDQLLFCDDCDRGYHMYCLSPPMAEPPEGSWSCHLCLRHLKEKASAYITLT; via the exons ATGGGCGGCCTCAGCGCCCGCCCGACCGCTGGGAGGACCGACCCGGCGGGGACCTGCTGGGGGCAGGACCCGGGGAGCAAGATGGCCACGGTCATCCCCGGCCCCCTGAG CCTAGGCGAGGACTTCTACCGCGAGGCCATCGAGCACTGCCGCAGCTACAACGCGCGCCTGTGCGCTGAGCGCAGCCTGCGCCTGCCTTTCCTCGACTCGCAGACCGGCGTGGCACAGAACAACTGCTACATCTGGATGGAGAAGACCCACCGAGGGCCGG gTTTGGCCCCAGGACAGATCTACACATACCCCGCCCGCtgttggaggaagaagaggagactCAACATCCTAGAGGATCCCAGACTCCGGCCCTGCGAGTACAAGATCG ACTGTGAGGCACCCCTGAAGAAGGAAGGTGGCCTCCCTGAAGGGCCGGTCCTGGAGGCTCTGCTATGTGCTGAGACTGGGGAGAAGAAGGTGGAGCTGAAAGAGGAGGAGGCCATTATGGACTGTCAG AAACAGCAATTGCTGGAGTTTCCGCATGATCTCGAGGTGGAAGACTTGGAGGATGACATTCCCAGGAGGAAGAATAGGGCCAAAGGAAAG GCGTATGGCATCGGGGGTCTCCGGAAACGCCAGGACACCGCTTCCCTGGAGGACCGAGACAAGCCGTATGTCTGTGATA TCTGTGGGAAGCGGTATAAGAACCGGCCTGGGCTCAGCTACCACTACACCCACACCCACCTGgctgaggaggagggggaggagcatGCCGAGCGCCACGCCCTGCCCTTCCACCGGAAAAACAACCACAAAC agtTTTACAAAGAATTGGCCTGGGTCCCCGAGGCACAAAGGAAACACACAG CCAAGAAGGCACCTGATGGCACTGTCATCCCCAATGGCTACTGTGACTTCTGCCTGGGTGGCTCCAAGAAGACAGGGTGTCCCGAGGACCTCATCTCTTGTGCAGACTGTGGGCGATCAG GACACCCCTCATGTTTACAGTTCACGGTGAACATGACGGCCGCCGTGCGCACCTACCGCTGGCAGTGCATCGAGTGCAAGTCCTGCAGCCTGTGTGGCACCTCGGAGAATGAC GACCAGCTGCTGTTCTGTGACGACTGCGATCGGGGTTACCACATGTACTGCCTGAGTCCCCCCATGGCGGAGCCCCCAGAAG GGAGCTGGAGTTGTCACCTCTGTCTTCGGCACTTGAAAGAAAAGGCCTCTGCCTACATCACCCTCACCTAG
- the Dpf1 gene encoding zinc finger protein neuro-d4 isoform X18 — MATAIQNPLKSLGEDFYREAIEHCRSYNARLCAERSLRLPFLDSQTGVAQNNCYIWMEKTHRGPGLAPGQIYTYPARCWRKKRRLNILEDPRLRPCEYKIDCEAPLKKEGGLPEGPVLEALLCAETGEKKVELKEEEAIMDCQAYGIGGLRKRQDTASLEDRDKPYVCDICGKRYKNRPGLSYHYTHTHLAEEEGEEHAERHALPFHRKNNHKPKKAPDGTVIPNGYCDFCLGGSKKTGCPEDLISCADCGRSGHPSCLQFTVNMTAAVRTYRWQCIECKSCSLCGTSENDDQLLFCDDCDRGYHMYCLSPPMAEPPEGSWSCHLCLRHLKEKASAYITLT, encoded by the exons ATGGCTACCGCCATTCAGAACCCGCTCAAGTC CCTAGGCGAGGACTTCTACCGCGAGGCCATCGAGCACTGCCGCAGCTACAACGCGCGCCTGTGCGCTGAGCGCAGCCTGCGCCTGCCTTTCCTCGACTCGCAGACCGGCGTGGCACAGAACAACTGCTACATCTGGATGGAGAAGACCCACCGAGGGCCGG gTTTGGCCCCAGGACAGATCTACACATACCCCGCCCGCtgttggaggaagaagaggagactCAACATCCTAGAGGATCCCAGACTCCGGCCCTGCGAGTACAAGATCG ACTGTGAGGCACCCCTGAAGAAGGAAGGTGGCCTCCCTGAAGGGCCGGTCCTGGAGGCTCTGCTATGTGCTGAGACTGGGGAGAAGAAGGTGGAGCTGAAAGAGGAGGAGGCCATTATGGACTGTCAG GCGTATGGCATCGGGGGTCTCCGGAAACGCCAGGACACCGCTTCCCTGGAGGACCGAGACAAGCCGTATGTCTGTGATA TCTGTGGGAAGCGGTATAAGAACCGGCCTGGGCTCAGCTACCACTACACCCACACCCACCTGgctgaggaggagggggaggagcatGCCGAGCGCCACGCCCTGCCCTTCCACCGGAAAAACAACCACAAAC CCAAGAAGGCACCTGATGGCACTGTCATCCCCAATGGCTACTGTGACTTCTGCCTGGGTGGCTCCAAGAAGACAGGGTGTCCCGAGGACCTCATCTCTTGTGCAGACTGTGGGCGATCAG GACACCCCTCATGTTTACAGTTCACGGTGAACATGACGGCCGCCGTGCGCACCTACCGCTGGCAGTGCATCGAGTGCAAGTCCTGCAGCCTGTGTGGCACCTCGGAGAATGAC GACCAGCTGCTGTTCTGTGACGACTGCGATCGGGGTTACCACATGTACTGCCTGAGTCCCCCCATGGCGGAGCCCCCAGAAG GGAGCTGGAGTTGTCACCTCTGTCTTCGGCACTTGAAAGAAAAGGCCTCTGCCTACATCACCCTCACCTAG
- the Dpf1 gene encoding zinc finger protein neuro-d4 isoform X10 → MATAIQNPLKSLGEDFYREAIEHCRSYNARLCAERSLRLPFLDSQTGVAQNNCYIWMEKTHRGPGLAPGQIYTYPARCWRKKRRLNILEDPRLRPCEYKIDCEAPLKKEGGLPEGPVLEALLCAETGEKKVELKEEEAIMDCQKQQLLEFPHDLEVEDLEDDIPRRKNRAKGKAYGIGGLRKRQDTASLEDRDKPYVCDICGKRYKNRPGLSYHYTHTHLAEEEGEEHAERHALPFHRKNNHKQFYKELAWVPEAQRKHTAKKAPDGTVIPNGYCDFCLGGSKKTGCPEDLISCADCGRSGHPSCLQFTVNMTAAVRTYRWQCIECKSCSLCGTSENDDQLLFCDDCDRGYHMYCLSPPMAEPPEGSWSCHLCLRHLKEKASAYITLT, encoded by the exons ATGGCTACCGCCATTCAGAACCCGCTCAAGTC CCTAGGCGAGGACTTCTACCGCGAGGCCATCGAGCACTGCCGCAGCTACAACGCGCGCCTGTGCGCTGAGCGCAGCCTGCGCCTGCCTTTCCTCGACTCGCAGACCGGCGTGGCACAGAACAACTGCTACATCTGGATGGAGAAGACCCACCGAGGGCCGG gTTTGGCCCCAGGACAGATCTACACATACCCCGCCCGCtgttggaggaagaagaggagactCAACATCCTAGAGGATCCCAGACTCCGGCCCTGCGAGTACAAGATCG ACTGTGAGGCACCCCTGAAGAAGGAAGGTGGCCTCCCTGAAGGGCCGGTCCTGGAGGCTCTGCTATGTGCTGAGACTGGGGAGAAGAAGGTGGAGCTGAAAGAGGAGGAGGCCATTATGGACTGTCAG AAACAGCAATTGCTGGAGTTTCCGCATGATCTCGAGGTGGAAGACTTGGAGGATGACATTCCCAGGAGGAAGAATAGGGCCAAAGGAAAG GCGTATGGCATCGGGGGTCTCCGGAAACGCCAGGACACCGCTTCCCTGGAGGACCGAGACAAGCCGTATGTCTGTGATA TCTGTGGGAAGCGGTATAAGAACCGGCCTGGGCTCAGCTACCACTACACCCACACCCACCTGgctgaggaggagggggaggagcatGCCGAGCGCCACGCCCTGCCCTTCCACCGGAAAAACAACCACAAAC agtTTTACAAAGAATTGGCCTGGGTCCCCGAGGCACAAAGGAAACACACAG CCAAGAAGGCACCTGATGGCACTGTCATCCCCAATGGCTACTGTGACTTCTGCCTGGGTGGCTCCAAGAAGACAGGGTGTCCCGAGGACCTCATCTCTTGTGCAGACTGTGGGCGATCAG GACACCCCTCATGTTTACAGTTCACGGTGAACATGACGGCCGCCGTGCGCACCTACCGCTGGCAGTGCATCGAGTGCAAGTCCTGCAGCCTGTGTGGCACCTCGGAGAATGAC GACCAGCTGCTGTTCTGTGACGACTGCGATCGGGGTTACCACATGTACTGCCTGAGTCCCCCCATGGCGGAGCCCCCAGAAG GGAGCTGGAGTTGTCACCTCTGTCTTCGGCACTTGAAAGAAAAGGCCTCTGCCTACATCACCCTCACCTAG
- the Dpf1 gene encoding zinc finger protein neuro-d4 isoform X13, translating into MATAIQNPLKSLGEDFYREAIEHCRSYNARLCAERSLRLPFLDSQTGVAQNNCYIWMEKTHRGPGLAPGQIYTYPARCWRKKRRLNILEDPRLRPCEYKIDCEAPLKKEGGLPEGPVLEALLCAETGEKKVELKEEEAIMDCQKQQLLEFPHDLEVEDLEDDIPRRKNRAKGKAYGIGGLRKRQDTASLEDRDKPYVCDICGKRYKNRPGLSYHYTHTHLAEEEGEEHAERHALPFHRKNNHKPKKAPDGTVIPNGYCDFCLGGSKKTGCPEDLISCADCGRSGHPSCLQFTVNMTAAVRTYRWQCIECKSCSLCGTSENDDQLLFCDDCDRGYHMYCLSPPMAEPPEGSWSCHLCLRHLKEKASAYITLT; encoded by the exons ATGGCTACCGCCATTCAGAACCCGCTCAAGTC CCTAGGCGAGGACTTCTACCGCGAGGCCATCGAGCACTGCCGCAGCTACAACGCGCGCCTGTGCGCTGAGCGCAGCCTGCGCCTGCCTTTCCTCGACTCGCAGACCGGCGTGGCACAGAACAACTGCTACATCTGGATGGAGAAGACCCACCGAGGGCCGG gTTTGGCCCCAGGACAGATCTACACATACCCCGCCCGCtgttggaggaagaagaggagactCAACATCCTAGAGGATCCCAGACTCCGGCCCTGCGAGTACAAGATCG ACTGTGAGGCACCCCTGAAGAAGGAAGGTGGCCTCCCTGAAGGGCCGGTCCTGGAGGCTCTGCTATGTGCTGAGACTGGGGAGAAGAAGGTGGAGCTGAAAGAGGAGGAGGCCATTATGGACTGTCAG AAACAGCAATTGCTGGAGTTTCCGCATGATCTCGAGGTGGAAGACTTGGAGGATGACATTCCCAGGAGGAAGAATAGGGCCAAAGGAAAG GCGTATGGCATCGGGGGTCTCCGGAAACGCCAGGACACCGCTTCCCTGGAGGACCGAGACAAGCCGTATGTCTGTGATA TCTGTGGGAAGCGGTATAAGAACCGGCCTGGGCTCAGCTACCACTACACCCACACCCACCTGgctgaggaggagggggaggagcatGCCGAGCGCCACGCCCTGCCCTTCCACCGGAAAAACAACCACAAAC CCAAGAAGGCACCTGATGGCACTGTCATCCCCAATGGCTACTGTGACTTCTGCCTGGGTGGCTCCAAGAAGACAGGGTGTCCCGAGGACCTCATCTCTTGTGCAGACTGTGGGCGATCAG GACACCCCTCATGTTTACAGTTCACGGTGAACATGACGGCCGCCGTGCGCACCTACCGCTGGCAGTGCATCGAGTGCAAGTCCTGCAGCCTGTGTGGCACCTCGGAGAATGAC GACCAGCTGCTGTTCTGTGACGACTGCGATCGGGGTTACCACATGTACTGCCTGAGTCCCCCCATGGCGGAGCCCCCAGAAG GGAGCTGGAGTTGTCACCTCTGTCTTCGGCACTTGAAAGAAAAGGCCTCTGCCTACATCACCCTCACCTAG
- the Dpf1 gene encoding zinc finger protein neuro-d4 isoform X8: MGGLSARPTAGRTDPAGTCWGQDPGSKMATVIPGPLSLGEDFYREAIEHCRSYNARLCAERSLRLPFLDSQTGVAQNNCYIWMEKTHRGPGLAPGQIYTYPARCWRKKRRLNILEDPRLRPCEYKIDCEAPLKKEGGLPEGPVLEALLCAETGEKKVELKEEEAIMDCQKQQLLEFPHDLEVEDLEDDIPRRKNRAKGKAYGIGGLRKRQDTASLEDRDKPYVCDICGKRYKNRPGLSYHYTHTHLAEEEGEEHAERHALPFHRKNNHKPKKAPDGTVIPNGYCDFCLGGSKKTGCPEDLISCADCGRSGHPSCLQFTVNMTAAVRTYRWQCIECKSCSLCGTSENDDQLLFCDDCDRGYHMYCLSPPMAEPPEGSWSCHLCLRHLKEKASAYITLT; the protein is encoded by the exons ATGGGCGGCCTCAGCGCCCGCCCGACCGCTGGGAGGACCGACCCGGCGGGGACCTGCTGGGGGCAGGACCCGGGGAGCAAGATGGCCACGGTCATCCCCGGCCCCCTGAG CCTAGGCGAGGACTTCTACCGCGAGGCCATCGAGCACTGCCGCAGCTACAACGCGCGCCTGTGCGCTGAGCGCAGCCTGCGCCTGCCTTTCCTCGACTCGCAGACCGGCGTGGCACAGAACAACTGCTACATCTGGATGGAGAAGACCCACCGAGGGCCGG gTTTGGCCCCAGGACAGATCTACACATACCCCGCCCGCtgttggaggaagaagaggagactCAACATCCTAGAGGATCCCAGACTCCGGCCCTGCGAGTACAAGATCG ACTGTGAGGCACCCCTGAAGAAGGAAGGTGGCCTCCCTGAAGGGCCGGTCCTGGAGGCTCTGCTATGTGCTGAGACTGGGGAGAAGAAGGTGGAGCTGAAAGAGGAGGAGGCCATTATGGACTGTCAG AAACAGCAATTGCTGGAGTTTCCGCATGATCTCGAGGTGGAAGACTTGGAGGATGACATTCCCAGGAGGAAGAATAGGGCCAAAGGAAAG GCGTATGGCATCGGGGGTCTCCGGAAACGCCAGGACACCGCTTCCCTGGAGGACCGAGACAAGCCGTATGTCTGTGATA TCTGTGGGAAGCGGTATAAGAACCGGCCTGGGCTCAGCTACCACTACACCCACACCCACCTGgctgaggaggagggggaggagcatGCCGAGCGCCACGCCCTGCCCTTCCACCGGAAAAACAACCACAAAC CCAAGAAGGCACCTGATGGCACTGTCATCCCCAATGGCTACTGTGACTTCTGCCTGGGTGGCTCCAAGAAGACAGGGTGTCCCGAGGACCTCATCTCTTGTGCAGACTGTGGGCGATCAG GACACCCCTCATGTTTACAGTTCACGGTGAACATGACGGCCGCCGTGCGCACCTACCGCTGGCAGTGCATCGAGTGCAAGTCCTGCAGCCTGTGTGGCACCTCGGAGAATGAC GACCAGCTGCTGTTCTGTGACGACTGCGATCGGGGTTACCACATGTACTGCCTGAGTCCCCCCATGGCGGAGCCCCCAGAAG GGAGCTGGAGTTGTCACCTCTGTCTTCGGCACTTGAAAGAAAAGGCCTCTGCCTACATCACCCTCACCTAG
- the Dpf1 gene encoding zinc finger protein neuro-d4 isoform X12 has product MGGLSARPTAGRTDPAGTCWGQDPGSKMATVIPGPLSLGEDFYREAIEHCRSYNARLCAERSLRLPFLDSQTGVAQNNCYIWMEKTHRGPGLAPGQIYTYPARCWRKKRRLNILEDPRLRPCEYKIDCEAPLKKEGGLPEGPVLEALLCAETGEKKVELKEEEAIMDCQAYGIGGLRKRQDTASLEDRDKPYVCDICGKRYKNRPGLSYHYTHTHLAEEEGEEHAERHALPFHRKNNHKQFYKELAWVPEAQRKHTAKKAPDGTVIPNGYCDFCLGGSKKTGCPEDLISCADCGRSGHPSCLQFTVNMTAAVRTYRWQCIECKSCSLCGTSENDDQLLFCDDCDRGYHMYCLSPPMAEPPEGSWSCHLCLRHLKEKASAYITLT; this is encoded by the exons ATGGGCGGCCTCAGCGCCCGCCCGACCGCTGGGAGGACCGACCCGGCGGGGACCTGCTGGGGGCAGGACCCGGGGAGCAAGATGGCCACGGTCATCCCCGGCCCCCTGAG CCTAGGCGAGGACTTCTACCGCGAGGCCATCGAGCACTGCCGCAGCTACAACGCGCGCCTGTGCGCTGAGCGCAGCCTGCGCCTGCCTTTCCTCGACTCGCAGACCGGCGTGGCACAGAACAACTGCTACATCTGGATGGAGAAGACCCACCGAGGGCCGG gTTTGGCCCCAGGACAGATCTACACATACCCCGCCCGCtgttggaggaagaagaggagactCAACATCCTAGAGGATCCCAGACTCCGGCCCTGCGAGTACAAGATCG ACTGTGAGGCACCCCTGAAGAAGGAAGGTGGCCTCCCTGAAGGGCCGGTCCTGGAGGCTCTGCTATGTGCTGAGACTGGGGAGAAGAAGGTGGAGCTGAAAGAGGAGGAGGCCATTATGGACTGTCAG GCGTATGGCATCGGGGGTCTCCGGAAACGCCAGGACACCGCTTCCCTGGAGGACCGAGACAAGCCGTATGTCTGTGATA TCTGTGGGAAGCGGTATAAGAACCGGCCTGGGCTCAGCTACCACTACACCCACACCCACCTGgctgaggaggagggggaggagcatGCCGAGCGCCACGCCCTGCCCTTCCACCGGAAAAACAACCACAAAC agtTTTACAAAGAATTGGCCTGGGTCCCCGAGGCACAAAGGAAACACACAG CCAAGAAGGCACCTGATGGCACTGTCATCCCCAATGGCTACTGTGACTTCTGCCTGGGTGGCTCCAAGAAGACAGGGTGTCCCGAGGACCTCATCTCTTGTGCAGACTGTGGGCGATCAG GACACCCCTCATGTTTACAGTTCACGGTGAACATGACGGCCGCCGTGCGCACCTACCGCTGGCAGTGCATCGAGTGCAAGTCCTGCAGCCTGTGTGGCACCTCGGAGAATGAC GACCAGCTGCTGTTCTGTGACGACTGCGATCGGGGTTACCACATGTACTGCCTGAGTCCCCCCATGGCGGAGCCCCCAGAAG GGAGCTGGAGTTGTCACCTCTGTCTTCGGCACTTGAAAGAAAAGGCCTCTGCCTACATCACCCTCACCTAG
- the Dpf1 gene encoding zinc finger protein neuro-d4 isoform X15, producing the protein MGGLSARPTAGRTDPAGTCWGQDPGSKMATVIPGPLSLGEDFYREAIEHCRSYNARLCAERSLRLPFLDSQTGVAQNNCYIWMEKTHRGPGLAPGQIYTYPARCWRKKRRLNILEDPRLRPCEYKIDCEAPLKKEGGLPEGPVLEALLCAETGEKKVELKEEEAIMDCQAYGIGGLRKRQDTASLEDRDKPYVCDICGKRYKNRPGLSYHYTHTHLAEEEGEEHAERHALPFHRKNNHKPKKAPDGTVIPNGYCDFCLGGSKKTGCPEDLISCADCGRSGHPSCLQFTVNMTAAVRTYRWQCIECKSCSLCGTSENDDQLLFCDDCDRGYHMYCLSPPMAEPPEGSWSCHLCLRHLKEKASAYITLT; encoded by the exons ATGGGCGGCCTCAGCGCCCGCCCGACCGCTGGGAGGACCGACCCGGCGGGGACCTGCTGGGGGCAGGACCCGGGGAGCAAGATGGCCACGGTCATCCCCGGCCCCCTGAG CCTAGGCGAGGACTTCTACCGCGAGGCCATCGAGCACTGCCGCAGCTACAACGCGCGCCTGTGCGCTGAGCGCAGCCTGCGCCTGCCTTTCCTCGACTCGCAGACCGGCGTGGCACAGAACAACTGCTACATCTGGATGGAGAAGACCCACCGAGGGCCGG gTTTGGCCCCAGGACAGATCTACACATACCCCGCCCGCtgttggaggaagaagaggagactCAACATCCTAGAGGATCCCAGACTCCGGCCCTGCGAGTACAAGATCG ACTGTGAGGCACCCCTGAAGAAGGAAGGTGGCCTCCCTGAAGGGCCGGTCCTGGAGGCTCTGCTATGTGCTGAGACTGGGGAGAAGAAGGTGGAGCTGAAAGAGGAGGAGGCCATTATGGACTGTCAG GCGTATGGCATCGGGGGTCTCCGGAAACGCCAGGACACCGCTTCCCTGGAGGACCGAGACAAGCCGTATGTCTGTGATA TCTGTGGGAAGCGGTATAAGAACCGGCCTGGGCTCAGCTACCACTACACCCACACCCACCTGgctgaggaggagggggaggagcatGCCGAGCGCCACGCCCTGCCCTTCCACCGGAAAAACAACCACAAAC CCAAGAAGGCACCTGATGGCACTGTCATCCCCAATGGCTACTGTGACTTCTGCCTGGGTGGCTCCAAGAAGACAGGGTGTCCCGAGGACCTCATCTCTTGTGCAGACTGTGGGCGATCAG GACACCCCTCATGTTTACAGTTCACGGTGAACATGACGGCCGCCGTGCGCACCTACCGCTGGCAGTGCATCGAGTGCAAGTCCTGCAGCCTGTGTGGCACCTCGGAGAATGAC GACCAGCTGCTGTTCTGTGACGACTGCGATCGGGGTTACCACATGTACTGCCTGAGTCCCCCCATGGCGGAGCCCCCAGAAG GGAGCTGGAGTTGTCACCTCTGTCTTCGGCACTTGAAAGAAAAGGCCTCTGCCTACATCACCCTCACCTAG